The Nerophis lumbriciformis linkage group LG09, RoL_Nlum_v2.1, whole genome shotgun sequence nucleotide sequence GCTGCTTTATCAATGAAAGCCAAAGCAGTGTCACAACTTTGCTTTGTTAGAATGTGATTAGATTGTCACTGCTTGCTTTAGTGGGAGGGGATGCTCCATTGCCCCACTTGATGATGTCACTGTGATGTAAGCATGCTTATCTCTTGCATGGGTTCTTTTGGATGATGATTACGCTCGGCTAAATTGTAAGTTAGTAAAGCATCCTTGAGCACAAACATGGGGTCAGATGTGTTTTGAAAAATAGAAACATTGTTTTAAAGAATGACTTCCCgtccatatgtgtgtgtatgattgcatAATGCATAATGTCTTGCATAATTTCAACgctcaataaaaaatgtatatgtaaGAAAAGTGGTGTCATGTTGAAAAATAGCGGGTGGAAAAGGTAGATGAATTGCAGTCATGAAACTTAATGAATTGACATGCATTAATTGGAATCTGAATATAATTAATGATACAACATGAAAtacttatttataaaaaaatatatataactgacaatacagtacatataattAAATAGAAATGTAATATTAGTAAAATGTTTAACATTTTACTTAAACAtgattaataaataaattgtattttagtgACTCAGACTCATGCTCATTTTCTTAATGACTGTATACTTTTTTATTAGATACTAATTGcagaaaaatgtcaaaatacaTTATTAATTATCAATGAAAACATAATTAATAAGTTCATATAAAATATGAATTAAACATATCAATTACACATTAGCATTTTGCTTAAGCATGATTCATATATGAATAATATTTTAGTGACTGAGACTTATGCTCACCTTCTTTATTactgtatatctttttttaattaattaattatttgccTAAATGCCCTTTATTACTACTGTACCTTGCAACATTAAAAGCTATTCCACATCAAATGCACATGATTAATAGTAGAAAGtgttatttttttctcttttcaCAAATGTTATGGCATCaattaataaaatgtgttttagtaTTCCACTAccatataaaaaacaacaaaaaaactaagtacAGTATATAATAGTTTCCTATGTCTTGCATCTGTGATACACGGTAAGAGGTGGAGCAAATTAGGGAGGAGCAGAGGTCATCTTGGCACATAAATACTTGTTGCTGTCTCACATATAGAACCATAGTTTGTTCACAGTCCAAAATGTCTTCCACTGACATGCTGCTGGTCATTGGTGGATTCACGCTAGTTTTCTTCTTGCTTAAAACGGGATGGAAATGCTGGCGTGGCTTCAGAGAGTTCATTTGGTCTGAGTTTTGGCGAGTGGATCTAAGGACTTACGGGCAATGGGCAGGTAATGtttaacattttttgtgtttatttgcacAAATGTAAGCATGGCGCTAAGGTTCTTGTAGTTTATTATAGTCCAAAATATGATATGTTACAGTGTGTGCTACTTATATACTTGTTCAAACCCTGATTGATGATGTTGCCTGAAAACCAAACTGGAGCTACAAAAATTGTCAGCTTCAATGTTGAAATCAAATTTATAACAGAAATGTGGCATTTTTCCgccaataagcacacatctgatgaTGAAAGTCATGTCATTTTATCTTTTAGTACTTACtttatttcatgtttttgttgCAAGTTGGAGACATTTGACAGCTTAGATCAGGGGTTTCCAAAGTGCAGTCCAGGGGCCATTTGCGACCCGCGGTACATTGTTGGCATAAAacgaaacaaaataaaacagcaaagatgGAAACGTAGAGAAAAACAGCCAGGGAGGTGAAGCTCTGAGAGAAACAAAGCATAATGATTCGGGATGGGTACCTGTCTAATTTGGGACAGTGCCAATTCCCAGCACCTGGAAATTGATAAGGGtaacaattttcagtacttttgtgtgtttaaatgtgtaacaaaattaaaaatatgttgggtttttttgtgtttttttaatttaacattgaGCTGTGCTGTCCAGGTGTCATCTTCTCTTCTTACACttatgtgtctcatttgcaagtactgtactatACTGTAGTACTATACTGTAGTATACtatatatagtagactttgcatgcaaatgcaattccaagacattagatggcagtagtgtacagaatgatttgtatttattacacaccagctgtgtgGCTGTAACGGGTATCTTAGTTGTGGTTTTAATTACCAAATTTAGAGATgtaaaaatcgccatgtaaaattgctaatgctcacCGATAACATGTCTATGGCATATCCAATAAACTAACAtccagctagcacattttgaaaagtgaagccttaggccttttttttttttttttttagcccataTGCAACCTGTATCAGACTTTTTCATGTCAGTATTGACAGGATTGTcaagattgttattgatgatacactaatagaatatgttcaacaaaattcattcttaggagtggtaatagatgaaaatatatcatggaagcctcatataagttacctgaggacaaaagttgctaaatgtgttggaatgatgaggaggtcatgtcatttattgaacaccaatgctctgctgttattgtatcattcatttattatgtcatatttaaactattgtgttgaagtctggggaaattcttataaatcccatctacagcctttagtcactctacagaaaaaggccattaggattgtgtccaatgttcactacagacatcattcaaatccactattcatggagttaaagcaacttaaactgcacgatgtaatcaactttaaaactgctcaaattatgtttagggcatcccaaaactctctaccatccaatatacagaacctattccaggatagagatgctcaccatagttatagtctaagaggaaacaacaaattatattttcctaaatttagaacaactttaaaatcaatgtgcatttcagtgcatggagtcagtctgtggaacaacttaggagacgagttaaaaacctgttctaacatgattcaatttaaaagactgtttaaaaaagaagtactaaagaagtacgaggaggaaagagagtgatgccctcagcacagagcgatgagagagaggtgtatggtcagagtgtgtgtgtgtgtgtgtgtgtgtgtgtgtgtgtgtgtgtgtgtgtgtgtgtgtgtgtgtgtgtgtgtgtgtgtgtgtgtgtgtgtgtgtgtgtgtgtgtgtgtgtgtgtgtgtgtgcgtgtgtgtgggtgtgtgtgtgtgttttgtctagtcttgtcttgtctcatagtaacagtggtactattgtattgttagtgtacaggagcttttcttgtttttgtttgtatagtattgttcttgtattatattgtttatgttaaatgtggaatgagtgaatggggttgggatattataagcatttgcttcatccaacccctttttaagccttgcataaatgtctctgccaaaatgtaaaaaaaaaaaaaaaaatgtgtgttgttataCTGTGcagatttgaaataaataattcaattcaattcaattcagtgTGCAGTGTGAAgagtgcaattccgaatttttcatatcggacccaggcctcttttgtatgtggatataaatcggaTGAATATGTGGtgcgtcctcaatgtgaacgctaATGCGCTCCGGTCGCATTCATCCAACCagaatgtcatcaaaaagtgaaaagtgtcataaatatttgccaaaatagacggttacaaaatgaataattgacaacggagcagaaaacagttgagaataaaatgtttttggaaatcaCATGAAAGTGTCCCCACTCCTGTCACCGACTACTCGCCCACAGatcctgacaatatagcacaaaaacagacgtaaataccactgcattccatttctattgtattataattatcactaataaagaattattgttgaattttcagTTTCAgtgttagtcctgacaatatagcacaaaaacagacgtacaTAGCATGTTCCTAAACAGTTCCCTAAACGTTCTAGCCAAACGTTCATGGCTAACGTTCTGCTAACCAAGCAAGAACTCCACAACCTCACGTTCTTTGAAcgttacaaactaacgttcccataacaatgccactacgttctcctaacgttcACATAACGTTCACTTGTTACCTGGGGACACGCTCTTCAAGCAAACACCGAAGCAAATTATCCCCTAAAACAGGCATACTTGTCCTTTTCCTTCTTAATATTCAACGCAcaataatttggttcagaaaatgCTGCcgttgattgcacaaaatccttgaaattgccacgaaTGCGGCAGTACTGAAACCGACAAGAGAGGAAGACATTTTTACTTCTGTAAACACCGCAGTGCTTGTGACGTCATGCACAGTGGCTTCCCATTTGGCCGCAGGTGCACAGTACCTAGGCTCAAAACTAAAAAGCACAGGTCTAGTTTTGTCCCTGCAGCCATCATACAGTATATCTCAAGAGAACTAGGTGATCCTTTGACAGGGGTTGTGGCGGTGTTGATGCTGATGTTGATACTGAtgttgatgatggtgatgatgatgatgacgatatcATGAAGAGTGCCACATACGCACTTTATGCCATGCACTTTGAAGGTAAATAAATGCACTTCATGAGGCAGCATAGAATGATGATGGGgataatggggcggtatagctcggttggtagagtggccgtgccagcaacttcaagggttgcaggttcgatccccgcttccgccatcctagtcactgccgttgtgtccttgagcaagacactttacccacctgctcccagtgccacccacactgctttaaaaatgtaacttggtttcacaatgtaaagcgctttgagtcacttgagaaaagcgctatataaatataattcactaattcacttcacataaTGACAATTTGTGTAGCtagtttattgttgttttatttatcttttatattgttttgcatGAATGTCTCTCACTGCAAGCCAAATTTACCTGCgggtagaaaaaaaattaatgtaaaaaatCTACtggtaatctaatctaatctaatcatgTCCGCctgcgggtcagattgcattcacattagaaatctttttcttttcttttttataatGTGAAAGCAGtcactaaaaagatcggatttgacaaaaaagtCAACATTGGAAATCAGACCCTGCAGTGTGGACCAGGGCATTATTCTTGTTTTGTTGGCatgtaaaattgtaacattaccaaaGAGGCACTCCGACTGAGGCTACTCTGAgcgcttgactgcttgtttccttGCCAAGTGCTTTAGCCCGTGCAGAGGCTGCAACCAGACGATTTGATTTGACATTAACTGGTACCTGGTAAGGGCAGCaccgtggaacaggggttagtgcatgtgcctcacaatatgaaggtcctgggttcgatccccgggcccggggtctttctgtgtggagtttgcatgttctctccatgactgtgtgggttccccccgggtactccggcttcctcccacctccaaagacatgcaccttgggataggttgattggcaacactaaattggccctagtgtgtgaatgtgagtgtgaatgttgtctgtctatctgtgttggccctgcgatgaggtggcgacttgtccagggtgtaccccgcctttcgcccgaatgcagctgaaataggctccagcgcctcctgtcaccccgaaagggacaagcggtagaaaatggatggatggatggacttgagttggatgcgcagtacTGTAAGTCCGCTGCGGCTTCCAACGTtttatcgcttgcccgtacatgcatgTCGCTACATGCATGTCGCGTATTTAGGGGTACTATATTTTTTGTATAAAGTTTGTGTGGTGAACTGCACTTCGGGCTGTGGGGTTGATTGTGTTGTGCGGGTGTTGGTATTGCATTGGACAGGAGGGGATGATGATCATTATTATGGGGGATTATTTTGTGTGGTATTAAAAATAGACCagattgtgttgtggctaatggtCCAATGtcttttgttcatttattgttagacGTGTTCCCAGCTGGATATCAGGTCCAAACTGTGACTCCTTAATTAGCGCAGTGGCAGCGACACCCGCAGAACATTTGTTAGAAATGTAATGCAATTGTTTGCCAGCAAtttgacagtggttcttaacctgggttcgaagggttcggtgagtcggtatcaggggttcggcggcgcctctgccgcggaggtcaagacacaaccgactcattgtgtaaataacaacttttccctatcggcgtattatggatacccccaaacaatgttcccttaaTTTTCTATATGCATGAGCAAACCCAAAAACTCctcgagcattcagtggagcacatgtgagcgacatcAGACGTGCCcttgcactgtggccacaccagcagcacacctgtcccaaacctgactagataacaagttaaatgttttattattataatcaaatgacagcagtcatttccatgagattattttctaatataagtgtgttggcccacttacaatgacaataacaaaatatattgtttttcaggagctttgtactagtattgtatgtctgggtggagggtcctgctttggaaataatttgtagccctttcagatatcgcatttagttcccacttaaacattcacatgttgcacaatgagatgtaaacatgggatcatgtgtacattcctgtatctttctgtttgtaaaacatatctttattagtatttatttaatataataacattctttcatgattaatatttataaattaagattcaattaagaaaaaaacattttatttttcactgtggGCGCAATCCTTCATAACCTGGGTTAGATTGCAAGCATGCCTGTTTCTGTTTGTCAATAATAACGCTTGCAGAAATATTTATTATGCTACATGACTTTCTACAGCCGGTATAATGTCCTTAAAGTAAGTGGGATATATTTATTCTTGCCCATGGGACAATCAACTCCAGAGAAATGTTATAAGGCGAGTACCAGCACAGTACAATGGCTCATTGAGATGTGGCGTTGGTATACGTGAGCTTACAATGTGGTCCTAATGTACATTTTTTGCTTATTTTTTCTTGTTGTCCTCTTAAACAAGCAACCTGTATTAAAATTTGGTAGAGTACAATATTTTTTAGTAAAAGCCCTGGTTTAGATGAATGAAACCGTATGTTTTCCCTCAGTAAAAACAGTTACGCATCatctttgtgcttcctcctacaGTTGTCACAGGAGCCACATCTGGAATAGGTAAAGCTTATGCCTTAGAGGTGAGTCTCCTAAATAGTCCACAAAGTTGTTGGAAAAGTCCAGCGCTACGTTTCATCATTTAATGGTTTTGtttcatgtgttcttgtcttcagTTGGCACAAAGAGGCCTGAATGTTGTTTTAGTGAGCAGATGTGACGAGAAGCTTCGACAGGTGGCCAAAGAGATTGGTGAGAAGGCGTCACATGGCCCAAAAAATCCTGCCAATAATTGTGAAAATACATATTAGTATTGTATTGGCCCTGAAAATAAAATTTGGTAGACAAAACATATGGCAGGATTCTGGCCCCCATTACTGTACATCACCATTGTAATCATTATCCTAATAACAttttaattctttctgtcagagGGTCAGTATGGACAAAAAACTTGCACCATTCGAGTGGacttcacacacaaacacaacatttatCCTTTCATTGCCAAACAACTACAAGACATGGATATCGGAATACTAGGTAAGGAAAGAGCAGCTATTATGAATCATAACAAATGTAGTTCTGTGCGATAACATAAGCATGACCTGAAACATTCTAAAGATGGACGTGATTGAATAATGTTCATATCAGTCTTCTGTACACGAGCATGGTGAAGTTACGTGCTCGTGGCCTAGCATGTAATGTTATGTTATATGTTATGTTGctgtttttgttatgttatatGTTGTTACTATATATGTTATCTGTTATATGTAATGTTATGTTACTGTATATGTTATGTTACTGTATGTTATGTTATATGTTATGTTACTGTTTATGTTGCTGTTATATGTTGTGTTATATGTAATGTTACGTTATATGTTATGTTATATGTTGTTATGTTTCTGTATATGTTATGTTATGCTGCATGTTATGTTCAATGTCCTGTTATGACGTTACTTATGATGTATGTTATTTGTCAAGTTATATGGTATGTTATAGTGTATGTTGTGTTATATGATATGGGTTATGACTTTATATGTTATAAGTTATGCATCTGTTTGTTATCTTTTTCTTGTTATGTTACACGTTGCATTATGTTGTAGGTTGTTTTATGTTATGCTTACTGTTACGTTACgttgtgttttgttttattgaGGCATTTTTTCCCTCtttatattctttttttaaatgtattgtttaataaatatttaataatcaTTATACtacattgtttttattaaattgaaatactaaatttaatttaaaaaagcaatgaaataaTATCATTTTGTCATTCGCCACATGATTATGTATATTATTTTagaacaaaagtacaaaaatatatatcgAGCATGTTTAAATTCCGATCATGTGTTATCCAACCTATAGTATATTTGATTACTTATTAAATGGGTAAAAGAAATATTGATAATTCCGCTTATGTCTGTGTCACAGTAAACAACGTGGCAATGTCCTACTCGGATGATTTCGCCTCATTCCTCGAAATTCCAAATGCCGAGCAGGTAAATGTTTGTTGAATGACAAATGACTAATCTGTGAATTGTTGCATGTAACATCTTggttcttttgtgtgtgtgtgtgtgtgtgtgtgtgtgtgtgtgtgtgtgtgtgtgtgtgtgtgtgtgtgtgtgtgtgtgtgtgtgtgtgtgtgtgtgtgtgtgtgtgtgcgaccagAAAATCACTGAGGTCATCAACTGTAACACACTTTCTGTGGCTCAGGTAAGAAGTTGTCATGTCATACAGTATTTGATGTTTGACTATTACACCATCTAATTCCATTCTCTCTCCATGCTCAGACCACAAGATTAGTTCTTCCTGGCATGCTTAAAAGGTAAGTTAATGTGCCAGGTGGCCAATATAAGTGTATATCTACTGTAATAGAATGTTCACAcaattgtcatggctgtcttttgCAGAAACAAAGGCTTGATCATAAATATTTCCTCCCAAGTGGGGATCCATGCACAGCCTTTGTTGGCCCTTTACTCCGCTACTAAGGTACACTTTCATTTATATACAATAACTTAGATTAACTTAGATTCTGGTTTACCTGTGATTTGTTTTGtggcttttcttcttcttccttgcaGGCGTTTGTGATTTATTTCTCCCAGTGTCTGCATGCTGAGTACAAGTCAAAAGGGATTACTGTGCAGGTAAACAGCTGAAAGAAATGTGAAAAGTTATCGACAGAATGAATAAGTCAAATTTTGTTTTCCAAAACAGAGAAAATGAATATTGATGATATTCTTACTATGTTATAAAAAGTTAAATATTGTCAAAACACCCTAAATAAATTATTCATCATATAATTGATaacaatgacagaaatactcaaaTGTATGATAATacattgaattttgatgattaAAATAGACATGCATTAATCATACCGtccatatataaataattgtacacATATTTATTCAAATTAAACATAAATTAAGAcatttaattttaaaataaaataaaaaataactgttAATATCTTAATCTGTACTGGGAAAATTTGGCATAACATATCTCACAATTGAGTGCATAAAAGTCTGTATCAGCAACAATATGTCATTTGTAATATCATCCCAGGCTTAAACACGGCCTGAGAATCCTTCTGTCTTTCTTATaatcataaaaataattttacttaaaaaatctgaattttgggGAATGGAAATCTTAATATTTGGAGACTAAACAATTCTGTTCAATTatctaacattaataataatattgttgcATTTTGGTTACACAGTGGAAGTTTTGACactagctcattaaaatgactgtATTCCTGCGATTAAACCTCTTTCTCAAAATAAAATCTCATATTATTCTATTTTTGTATTATATTCTCATTTTAtaactttattgttagttttgatatttacagtaaaattcatgtGACtgatttgcagttttttttttactgtcaattagggatgtccgataatatcagattgccgatattatcggccgataaatgctttaaaatgtaatatcggaaattataggtatcggtttcaaaattatcggtatcggttttaaaaagtaaaatttatgactttttaaaacaccgctgtgtacacggacgtagggagaagtacggagcaccaataaaccttaaaggcacttcctttgcgtgccggcccagtcacatgaacaaatacccagaaccccttacagcactaactcttccccccccccccccccccccacacacctcaaccccgcccccccgccTCAAcattctcatgctctctcagggagagcttgtcccaaattccaagctgctgttttaaggcatgttaaaaaaaataatgcactttgtgacttcaataataaatatggcagtgccatgttggcattttttttccataacttaagttgatttattttggaaaatcttgttatattgtttaatgcatccagcggggcatcacaacaaaattaggcataataatgtgttaattccacgactgtatatatcggtatcagttgatatcggaatcggtaattaagagttggacaatatcggaaaaacGGATATCGGCaaagaagccattatcggacatctctactgtcaATGTTTTTACAGCTCATTACTGTACATAAAAAAACAGTACCGGGGTtatttctacagtaaaattcagGCAACTGAGCTGCAGTTTTATTTACTGTATAATCATTTTCACAGTGCActtctgtaaatggaaaaaatagtaCTACTGTTGTTTTTACAGGAAGATAATGGTACAATCTCTGGACTTTTTTAACAATGTATTTAGAAGCCTTCAATTACTTAATAAGCAATATCATTCCTGTATGTTTCCAGTGTGTTATGCCCTTCCTGGTGTCCACCAACATGAACAAAATGAAAAGCAGCTGCTGGGTGAAGAGTGCAGCGTCTTACGCCCGGGAGGCCTTGAACACAGTCGGCTACTCCAACTACACCAGTGGTTGTCTTGTACACGCAATGCAGGTCGGCATCAATTCtagcggcacacacacacacattgttaagTGTACAGGGGGAAGAAGgcggcacagacagcagggacgtcgtttagctctatatttattattaaacaatattagtaaacaagggaatggagtgtgactgaTCCAAAAGGTGTatgggtgtgactatgtgtagtgaGTATCTCTCGTGTGTTACCGGAAGTGTTGAgcaaggtgcggaagtccaagaggggggaaaggcaggctcggaggtctgtgggcaggcgtgaggtcaagtgcaggagcgaggcgtcaaagtccgtgtccaggcggaaggtcgagatccaagaggcagccaacgaaccagagggaatacggggagacaagACCCACAGCTCATAATGCGGGAACTGGggaatgctgctggaagacgacaaggaaacacgagacaaatgaacggagtgggagaaacacagagagagagtgcATAGAGCTAGGGTTTGTCAGCTTACTGTCcgggaacaggtcgctacgttctggcccggaacgcaggtttgcactggcttaagaaggtgaggaagctcatcagcgacatGTGTCTAGAGTGCTGATTGAGCAAATTGAATGCAGCCGCCTACTGTAGCCGGAGTGGCGCTTGTAGGTGCgcgcagcgcacagatgagtgcgcccgggccgtgacacacacacacacacacaatcattcaTCGTCATCATAAACCACTCATCAACCATTTTCTGTCATGTTGCAGAGTTTTGCTTTTGGACTTCTTATGCCCGACTGGCTCCGCTTGTCCTCGGCCTTTGTGGCAAAGTTGCACCATGCTGCTCAGAAAAGAAAAGCCCACAGAGGAGCAGGCAAGAATGATTGTACACTGGAAGGAATGGAGGACTAACTACTGGACACTCgtctacaacaaaaaacatattatttatttaagatGAATGACTTTGGGGATCCTTTTACTGTATTCTAAATACACAATACAATCCTCCTGAAGCCCAGCAATGCTTTTTCTCAAAGACAAAACTCAAAAATAATGAAACCTCTTGTCCCATGAAAAGGACATCCTGGACCTTGTTTTTTGTGTGCAATAAAtagtgtgatgaggtggcgacttgtccagggtgtaccccgccttccgcccgattgcagctgagataggctccagcaccccccgcgaccctgcaagggataagcggtagaaaatggatggatggatggataaatagatCTGTTTATTTGAAATGGTTAAAGTTACTGAGTGCTTCTCCTTGGCAGCCTGTGCTTGGGTTTTGTTAGAGATTAGACACTTTTATGACACCTGATGCATTCCTGGAGTCTGATAGAGATGACTCCAAACCTCCACTTGCTCCAAGGACAAAGACTGCTTTGCCTTTGGAAGATCACTAATTCTTGTATTTGTCTTTTCGTCAAAGGTTTTTGTCATATGGGTTTATTTTGTTATTGTGACTGCCTGGCCAGTGTTGAATCAAAGCATTCCTGTTTTGCTAATGTCACAATCAGATAAAATGTGTTATGCTCATTCTTCCAATTCCCCCGTCCTCCTCTCATTCCTAAACGCGTATAACATTTAAAAGTTCCGTCTCACTCTCTCATGCATTCTTGCTCTTTCTTCTTTCTGGCCATAGCAGCGTAAAACCTTTCTTCTTTGTAATCTGATGTTTTTTAACTACTCAAATACTTTAAAAAGACATTTACTGTCCTCTGGACATTTCCTTATGGAATATAACAATT carries:
- the hsd20b2 gene encoding hydroxysteroid (20-beta) dehydrogenase 2, coding for MSSTDMLLVIGGFTLVFFLLKTGWKCWRGFREFIWSEFWRVDLRTYGQWAVVTGATSGIGKAYALELAQRGLNVVLVSRCDEKLRQVAKEIEGQYGQKTCTIRVDFTHKHNIYPFIAKQLQDMDIGILVNNVAMSYSDDFASFLEIPNAEQKITEVINCNTLSVAQTTRLVLPGMLKRNKGLIINISSQVGIHAQPLLALYSATKAFVIYFSQCLHAEYKSKGITVQCVMPFLVSTNMNKMKSSCWVKSAASYAREALNTVGYSNYTSGCLVHAMQSFAFGLLMPDWLRLSSAFVAKLHHAAQKRKAHRGAGKNDCTLEGMED